The Corynebacterium halotolerans YIM 70093 = DSM 44683 region TGACCAACTACGTCATGCTCCTGCTCGGTCAGCCGATGCACGCCTTCGACGCCGGCAGGATCACCGGTGGCCTCACCGTCCGCAACGCGGGAGCGGGGGAGAAGTTCGAGACCCTCGACCATGTCACCCGCGAGCTCAGCTCCGAGGACGTGGTCATCTGCGATGAGACCGGTATCCAGTCGATGGCCGGGGTGATGGGCGGCACCAGCTCCGAGATCTCAGAGACCACCACCGACGTCTACTTCGAGGCGGCGACCTGGGACCCGAAGACCGTGGCGCGTACCTCCCGCCGCCACAAGCTCAGTTCCGAGTCCTCCCGCCGTTTCGAGCGCGGCGTCGACCCGGCCGTCGTGGAGGTGGCCCTCGACATCGCCTGCGCCCTCCTCGTCGAGATCGCGGGTGGCACCGTCGAGGCCGGCCGCACCCTCATCGGCGAGGTGCCGGGCATGCCGACGATCGGCATGCGCGCGACCCACCCGTCCGAGCTGGCCGGGGTCGAGTACCCGCGGGAGACCGTCATCAACCGCCTGCGCGAGGTCGGTTGCGACGTCGTCGACGAGGGCGAGACACTGCAGGTGACCCCGCCGACCTGGCGCACCGACATCGGCATGCCCGCCGACCTGGTCGAGGAGGTCCTGCGCCTGGAGGGCCTCGAGGACATCCCGCTGGTCCTGCCGACCCCGGCCGGCGGCCGCGGCCTGACGCGGGAGCAGCGCCGCCGCCGCGCCGTCGGCCACGCCCTGGCCTACAACGGCTACGCGGAGATCCTGCCGAGCCCGTTCATCGCCAACGACACCTTCGACGCCTGGGAGCTGGGCGGGGACGACCCGCGCCGCAACGCCGTCACCGTGCAGAACCCGCTCGAGGCCGACCGGGCGATCCTGGGCACCACCCTGCTGCCGTCCATGCTCGACGCCGTCGCCCGCAACGTCGCCCGCGGCCGCACGGATGTCGCCCTGTTCGGCCTGCAGCAGGTCTCCTTCGCCCGCGAGGACGTCTCCCCGATGCCGTCGGTGGACTCCCGTCCCGACGAGGAGACCGTGCGCCGGCTGCTGGACTCCCTGCCCGAGCAGCCGCTGCACGTGGCCACCGTCGGCACCGGCAGGATCGAGTTCGAGGGCCCGTGGGGTAACGGCCGGGCCTACAGCTACGCCGACGCCATCGAGTCCGCCCGCGTGGTGGCCCGTGGGGCCGGCGTCGAGCTGGAGGTCGAGTCGGCCGAGCACCTGCCGTGGCACCCGGGCCGCTGCGCCGCGCTCAAGGTCGGGGACCGGGTCGTCGGCCACGCCGGCGAGCTGCACCCGCAGATTCTGGAGCGGCTCGAGCTGCCCGCGCGCACCTGCGCCATGGAGCTCGACGTCACCGCCCTGCCGCTGGAGGAGAAGCTCCCGGCCCCGGTGCTGTCCGCCTACCCGGCGCTGCACCAGGACATCGCGCTCGTCGTCGACGAGTCCGTCCCCGCCGAGAC contains the following coding sequences:
- the pheT gene encoding phenylalanine--tRNA ligase subunit beta; this translates as MLIAQNWVTGLLGHANDNWSVSAEELDAGFVRVGFETEGHEPIPETTGPLVLGRVSGIEELTGFKKPIRYCQVDVGRANGSGEPQGIICGARNFAEGDLVVVALPGAELPGGFKISARETYDHVSEGMICSAAELGLADKQNSGIITLSDDYGQPGDDARELIGLHDTVFDVNITPDRGYALSARGLTRELASAFDLVFSDPAENPAVAGVDTSAVPAASGELLGVDVREETKAIRFGLRKVSGIDPSVESPYWLQRELMLSGQRSVNATTDVTNYVMLLLGQPMHAFDAGRITGGLTVRNAGAGEKFETLDHVTRELSSEDVVICDETGIQSMAGVMGGTSSEISETTTDVYFEAATWDPKTVARTSRRHKLSSESSRRFERGVDPAVVEVALDIACALLVEIAGGTVEAGRTLIGEVPGMPTIGMRATHPSELAGVEYPRETVINRLREVGCDVVDEGETLQVTPPTWRTDIGMPADLVEEVLRLEGLEDIPLVLPTPAGGRGLTREQRRRRAVGHALAYNGYAEILPSPFIANDTFDAWELGGDDPRRNAVTVQNPLEADRAILGTTLLPSMLDAVARNVARGRTDVALFGLQQVSFAREDVSPMPSVDSRPDEETVRRLLDSLPEQPLHVATVGTGRIEFEGPWGNGRAYSYADAIESARVVARGAGVELEVESAEHLPWHPGRCAALKVGDRVVGHAGELHPQILERLELPARTCAMELDVTALPLEEKLPAPVLSAYPALHQDIALVVDESVPAETVRKVVAEGAGELLESVELFDIFHGEQLGEDRKSLAFSLLFRAGDRTLTDEEVNVHRLAAAELAKERLGAELRA